Proteins encoded by one window of Panicum virgatum strain AP13 chromosome 7N, P.virgatum_v5, whole genome shotgun sequence:
- the LOC120683441 gene encoding protein SMAX1-LIKE 4-like: protein MRAGAYTIHQSLTAEAAAVLKLALALARRRGHAQVTPLHVAFALLTGPSAAAYAQPLAAAFSSSSSSTPAAPYGLLKRACLRSHPAPGTAAAPAQHPLQCRALELCFNVALNRLPTSGPHSPPSSAAAHFASSLIQPSPTLSNALVAALKRAQANQRRGCVELQQPPPPPPPATAQQQPPLLAIKVELDQLVISILDDPSVSRVMREAGFSSATVKSNLEEETALMPPPSSSSSSPPPPPPPIPPHFFLDPTGIAAGGGRFALWPAQFLAGAPGPDDACSDDVRAVLEVMVRKEGRRGNPVVVGDSVSMAEAVAGELLRRLERGDVPAELAGAHLLRLQLSYVHVRLMSRADVDARAAELRRSVDAVQLQRGGGLVVYVGDLRWALDEEPSEHHHVTASSYSPVEHMVAELGRLLDDLRATRGRAWLVATASYQTYMRWQQRRRRAPESAWALQAVVVPTGSGTGLALNSLHSSSSSTSLPTSASPVPPAMATAQQLGMAAGERPAGFPAARDKQDEAQLLLCTECSRNYEREASLVKAEAGEGPRGSLPAWLVPDRPPADQTPQQREKYLIELKRKWSRLCRKLHLCAADPCSAPCPWWSGSCLIPGSQSKPSIAGFLGLEGLTDHGKSRTTGQWSPSPLPRWGLSPLMAPGCQAMATALALGSHPLSDSATSDGRAPGGGGGGGSAAARELEQRLRRNIPWQPGAVVAEIAEAAVASRGGSDGGKCVWLYVKGSDRAAARRAATVIAETRCGSAGRVVWADPSRFSCAEELCSDVVARASEIGGRAFVVVVDDVENAPCDVADCLVAASKSGRVKDHRSGQELDLSAGSVVILTTSKLTGGGAGDVIGLRLWSEEEASSGGALKRKTESPQGECKRARHDALDLNLNLCAEEDTDDEEDDGSDGAVPSDITHEGDDSGDSSEHGQPHGLLESVAVRVVTLDEEDGAAAAIRVRLAGALAGQGRARVDEAAVRALAAASGHFLEEVLERWVAEVLGPATATVRSGGKGKAVVVLGLGGAREAAGFMGSVLPSRVHVD, encoded by the exons ATGCGGGCGGGggcatacaccatccaccagtCGCTCACCGCCGAGGCGGCCGCGGTGCTCAagctcgcgctcgcgctcgcgcgccgccgcgggcatgCGCAGGTCACGCCACTGCACGTCGCGTTCGCGCTGCTGACggggccctccgccgccgcctacgcgcagccgctcgccgcggccttctcctcctcctcctcctccacgccggcggcgccgtacgGGCTGCTCAAGCGTGCCTGCCTGCGCTCCCACCCGGCGCCCGggacggcggccgcgccggcgcagcACCCGCTCCAGTGCCGCGCCCTCGAGCTCTGCTTCAATGTCGCGCTCAACCGCCTGCCAACCTCCGGCCCGCACTCGccgccctcctcggcggcggcgcacttCGCGTCCTCGCTGATCCAGCCCAGCCCCACCCTCTCCAACGCTCTCGTCGCCGCGCTCAAGCGCGCGCAGGCCAACCAGCGCCGCGGCTGCGTCGAGctccagcagccgccgccgccgccaccaccggcaaccgcgcagcagcagccgccgctgctcgccatcAAGGTGGAGCTGGACCAGCTGGTCATCTCCATCCTCGACGACCCCAGCGTGAGCCGAGTCATGCGGGAGGCCGGCTTCTCCAGCGCCACCGTCAAGAGCAACCTCGAGGAGGAGACCGCGCTCATGCCGCCGCCCtcttcgtcgtcctcgtcccctccgccgccgccgccgcctataCCTCCGCACTTCTTCCTCGACCCCACCGGCAttgccgcgggcggcggccgcttCGCGCTTTGGCCCGCGCAGTTCTTGGCCGGCGCACCGGGCCCCGACGACGCGTGCAGCGACGACGTCCGCGCGGTCCTGGAGGTGATGGTCcggaaggaggggcggcgcggcaacCCCGTGGTGGTCGGCGACTCGGTGTCCATGGCGGAGGCCGTAGCCGGAGAGCTGCTGCGGCGCCTCGAGCGCGGCGACGTccccgcggagctcgccggcgcgcacCTCCTCAGGCTGCAGCTCTCGTACGTGCACGTCCGCCTCATGAGCCGCGCCGACGTAgacgcccgcgccgccgagctccggcgCAGCGTGGACGCCGTGCAgctccagcgcggcggcgggctggttGTCTACGTCGGCGACCTGCGGTGGGCGCTCGACGAGGAGCCGAGCGAGCACCACCACGTGACGGCCTCGTCCTACAGCCCCGTGGAGCACATGGTCGCGGAGCTCGGGCGCCTCCTCGACGACCTCCGCGCCACCCGCGGCCGCGCCTGGCTCGTCGCCACGGCCAGCTACCAGACGTACATGCggtggcagcagcggcgccgccgggcgccggagTCCGCCTGGGCGCTGCAGGCCGTGGTGGTCCCCACCGGCAGCGGCACCGGCCTGGCGCTCAACAGCCTCCATTCCTCGTCGTCGTCTACCTCCCTCCCAACAAG TGCATCGCCggtgccgccggccatggcgacaGCGCAGCAGCTTGGGATGGCCGCCGGGGAGCGGCCGGCGGGGTTTCCCGCGGCCAGGGACAAGCAGGATGAGGCGCAGCTGCTGCTCTGCACCGAGTGCAGCAGGAACTACGAGAGGGAGGCGTCGCTCGTGAAGGCGGAGGCTGGCGAGGGCCCGCGTGGCAGCCTCCCCGCCTGGCTGGTGCCGGACAGGCCACCGGCTGATCAAACACCTCAGCAAAGG GAGAAGTATCTGATCGAGCTGAAGAGGAAATGGAGCAGGCTGTGCCGGAAGCTTCACCTCTGCGCTGCCGATCCGTGCTCCGCTCCGTGCCCATGGTGGTCTGGCTCCTGCTTGATACCGGGCAGCCAGAGCAAGCCAAGCATCGCGGGGTTCCTGGGCTTGGAGGGCCTGACGGACCACGGCAAGAGCAGGACGACAGGCCAgtggtcgccgtcgccgctgcctcGTTGGGGCCTGAGCCCGCTGATGGCGCCAGGGTGCCAGGCCATGGCGACTGCGCTCGCTCTCGGCAGCCACCCGCTGTCGGACTCGGCGACGTCCGACGGCCGCGccccgggaggcggcggcggcggcggctccgcggcggcgcgcgagctGGAGCAGAGGCTGCGCAGGAACATCCCGTGGCAGCCCGGCGCTGTCGTCGCGGAGATcgccgaggcggcggtggccagcCGAGGGGGAAGCGACGGCGGGAAGTGCGTGTGGCTGTACGTGAAGGGGAGCGACCGTGCcgccgcgcggcgggcggccacGGTGATCGCCGAGACGCGCTGCGGCTCCGCGGGCCGCGTGGTCTGGGCCGACCCGAGCAGGTTCAGCTGCGCGGAGGAGCTGTGCTCCGACGTCGTCGCCAGGGCGTCCGAGATCGGCGGCAGGGCGTTCGTGGTGGTCGTGGACGACGTCGAGAACGCGCCGTGCGACGTCGCGGACTGCCTCGTCGCGGCGTCGAAGAGCGGTCGCGTGAAGGATCATCGGTCCGGCCAGGAACTCGATCTCTCCGCCGGCTCCGTCGTGATCCTGACGACATCCAAGCtcactggcggcggcgccggcgacgtgaTCGGCCTGCGCCTCTggtcggaggaggaggcgtcGTCCGGCGGCGCTCTCAAGAGGAAGACGGAGTCCCCGCAGGGCGAATGCAAGCGGGCGCGGCACGACGCCCTCGACCTCAACCTCAACCTCTGCGCGGAGGAGGACACCGACGACGAAGAAGACGACGGCAGCGACGGGGCCGTCCCCAGCGACATAACCCACGAAGGAGACGACTCCGGCGACTCCAGCGAGCACGGCCAACCCCACGGCCTCCTGGAGTCCGTCGCTGTCCGCGTGGTGACCCTCGACGAAGAagacggcgccgcggccgccatccGCGTGCGGCTCGCCGGGGCCCTCGCCGGCCAGGGAAGGGCGCGCGTGGAcgaggcggcggtgcgggcgctcgcggcggcgtccgggCACTTCctcgaggaggtgctggagagGTGGGTGGCTGAGGTGCTGGGGCCGGCGACGGCAACGGTCAGAAGTGGCGGGAAAGGGAaggcggtggtggtgctgggCTTGGGCGGGGCCCGGGAGGCAGCAGGGTTCATGGGCTCCGTCCTCCCGAGTAGGGTCCACGTGGACTGA